One Prolixibacteraceae bacterium DNA segment encodes these proteins:
- a CDS encoding ribonucleoside-diphosphate reductase subunit alpha → MQRKIVCYSGEVKDYDWSLWQELLCFYGEDRDLFLNHIKVEFEKLLYDMISEKEALDILIGVIASNIDREHASYQFLAAKLFMHKLELEVNPLGECRELRAVYLQNVAIGVYDDALIHRYDEASWELFNGSLKSSYNDLFTYSGLRQMVDKYLVQDRMNGAIFEFPQEAFMLLGMFMFQDEPLEKRDDLVLSLYHAIATFKISLPTPILSGVRTPLKQFSSCCLIDINDTTNSILSSNSAIGYYTAQRAGIGLNLGRIRGKGAKIKNGSVIHTGLVPFMKIFEATTKSFTQNSIRGGGATATIPFFHWEIEQFIRLKNNKGNEENRVRRMDLSIGFHRLFRERVRENRSITLFSMEECPDLYESMYGKDLGHFTSLYERYETREDVRRRQVSARDLYLSILQERFETGRVYIFNTDHVNTNSAFASPIYMSNLCQEITLPTKPIEHVEDEDGEVAMCILSNINLGKIDSIEELDNLTMLLVRFLDRLIDYQTYPLTSAERSTHSRRSLGIGVSDLFHFLARHGVHYHSIKGRNMIHRYMERFQYGLIKASVEIAKERGCCSAFDQTTYAQGILPIDRYCDAVDTLHEMNLECHWDSLRQDILKYGMRNSTLSAIPPAASSSIVSNSTAGVDPPRVAATTKLSKHGPLVQLLPDIDKLSSSYDFAWQLSNRDYIQMVAVVQKFIDQSISTNLYYDLSQCEGERVSMKQLVEDELAAYHYGIKTLYYLNTHDGSGKESEEEQNSCDSGACAV, encoded by the coding sequence ATGCAAAGAAAAATAGTTTGTTATTCGGGAGAAGTAAAAGACTATGATTGGTCTTTATGGCAGGAGTTGTTGTGCTTTTATGGTGAAGATAGAGACCTGTTTTTAAATCATATAAAGGTGGAATTTGAGAAGCTTTTGTATGATATGATTTCAGAGAAGGAGGCTCTTGATATTTTGATTGGTGTCATTGCTTCGAATATTGATAGAGAACATGCTTCTTACCAATTTCTTGCTGCAAAACTATTTATGCATAAGTTGGAGTTGGAGGTGAATCCTTTGGGTGAGTGTCGAGAGTTAAGAGCGGTTTATCTTCAAAATGTTGCCATTGGAGTATATGATGACGCATTGATTCATCGTTATGACGAGGCTTCGTGGGAGTTGTTCAATGGCTCTTTAAAATCATCATATAACGACCTTTTTACCTATTCTGGTTTACGTCAGATGGTGGATAAATATCTTGTACAGGATCGTATGAATGGGGCGATATTTGAGTTTCCTCAGGAAGCTTTTATGCTTTTGGGTATGTTTATGTTTCAAGATGAACCCCTTGAGAAGAGAGATGATTTGGTATTGTCACTATATCATGCTATTGCTACCTTTAAGATCTCTTTACCTACTCCCATTCTTTCAGGTGTTCGTACCCCATTGAAGCAATTTAGCTCTTGTTGTTTGATAGATATTAATGATACGACCAACTCTATATTATCTTCTAATAGTGCTATAGGTTATTATACTGCTCAACGTGCTGGTATTGGTCTGAATTTGGGTCGAATAAGGGGAAAAGGAGCAAAGATTAAGAATGGTTCGGTGATCCATACAGGTTTGGTTCCTTTTATGAAGATTTTTGAGGCTACCACCAAAAGTTTTACACAGAACTCTATTCGTGGTGGTGGTGCGACAGCAACCATTCCTTTTTTTCATTGGGAGATAGAGCAGTTTATCCGTTTGAAGAATAACAAAGGGAATGAAGAGAATCGGGTTCGACGTATGGACCTATCTATTGGTTTTCATCGACTTTTTAGGGAGAGAGTGAGGGAAAATCGTAGTATTACACTTTTCTCAATGGAGGAGTGTCCTGACCTCTATGAGAGTATGTATGGCAAAGACCTAGGTCATTTTACCTCTTTGTATGAACGTTATGAAACACGAGAGGATGTTCGGAGGCGACAAGTGTCTGCACGTGATCTCTATCTGAGTATTCTTCAAGAGCGCTTTGAAACGGGACGTGTCTATATCTTTAATACGGATCATGTAAATACGAACAGTGCATTTGCCTCTCCTATCTATATGAGCAACCTATGTCAGGAGATTACTCTTCCAACCAAGCCAATAGAACATGTAGAAGATGAGGATGGAGAGGTGGCGATGTGTATTCTTAGTAATATTAACTTGGGAAAGATCGATTCGATAGAGGAGCTTGACAATTTAACGATGTTGTTAGTTCGTTTCTTAGATCGTCTGATTGATTACCAAACATACCCTCTTACATCGGCAGAGAGAAGTACTCATTCGCGTCGTAGTTTGGGTATTGGTGTTTCCGATTTGTTCCATTTCTTGGCTCGTCATGGTGTTCATTATCACTCTATCAAGGGGCGTAATATGATTCATCGTTATATGGAACGTTTTCAGTATGGTTTGATAAAAGCATCCGTAGAGATTGCGAAGGAGAGAGGCTGTTGTTCTGCATTTGATCAGACGACCTATGCTCAAGGTATCCTCCCTATAGATAGATATTGTGATGCTGTCGATACGCTTCATGAGATGAATCTGGAGTGTCATTGGGACTCACTAAGACAAGATATCTTAAAGTATGGGATGAGAAATTCGACACTCAGTGCCATTCCTCCTGCAGCATCTAGCTCTATTGTGTCTAACTCTACGGCAGGTGTAGATCCTCCTAGAGTAGCGGCAACAACAAAGTTAAGTAAGCATGGTCCTTTGGTTCAGCTTCTTCCTGATATCGATAAATTGAGTAGTTCGTATGATTTTGCATGGCAGCTCTCAAATCGTGATTATATTCAAATGGTGGCAGTAGTTCAGAAGTTTATAGATCAAAGTATTAGTACCAATCTGTATTATGATTTGTCTCAATGTGAAGGAGAGAGAGTCTCCATGAAACAGTTGGTAGAAGATGAGTTGGCAGCTTATCATTATGGAATAAAGACCTTATATTATTTAAACACTCATGATGGGTCGGGAAAAGAGAGTGAAGAGGAACAGAATAGTTGTGATTCAGGAGCATGTGCTGTATAA
- the nrdB gene encoding ribonucleotide-diphosphate reductase subunit beta: protein MEQRKQLLYDDKAIDFTKTKIFFGEGRNIQRYDIQKYPFYEQITQRMLGYFWRPEEVSLIRDRSDFNQLSQHEERIFTENIKYQILLDSVQGRSPILTFGQVVTIPEVEEALQVWSFFENVHSMSYSYIIKNLYDEPGVVFDDIMKSDVIQTRAEDITDYYNQFYTSLSYYRVIEDCTDSRYVSDMQLKKELYLSLVSVNILEGIRFYVSFACSFAFAEQKKMEGNAKILKLIARDENEHLALTQRLIRDLRDNEEEGFQDIISDLDKEVVQMYRNAIDQEVQWAVYLFGDKGAIGLNVEILTQYMHYLADRRLKAIGLQPIYGVKKNPLGWMKNWLRNDHVEVLPQETEISSYVVGGINLDLHDIDYRFD from the coding sequence ATGGAGCAGAGAAAACAGTTGCTGTACGATGACAAAGCGATAGATTTCACTAAGACAAAGATATTCTTTGGTGAGGGGCGAAACATACAGCGTTATGATATTCAAAAATACCCTTTTTATGAGCAGATAACACAACGTATGTTGGGTTATTTCTGGAGACCTGAGGAGGTGTCGTTGATACGTGATCGTAGTGATTTTAATCAATTGTCGCAGCATGAAGAGAGGATATTTACGGAGAATATAAAGTATCAAATATTATTGGATAGTGTACAAGGAAGATCGCCTATATTGACTTTTGGACAGGTGGTGACGATTCCTGAGGTCGAAGAGGCACTGCAGGTATGGAGCTTTTTTGAAAATGTACACTCGATGAGTTACTCTTATATTATAAAGAATCTTTATGATGAACCAGGGGTGGTGTTTGACGATATTATGAAGAGTGATGTGATTCAAACTAGAGCAGAGGATATTACAGATTATTACAATCAATTTTATACTTCTTTGTCTTACTATAGAGTAATAGAGGATTGTACTGATTCTCGTTATGTATCTGATATGCAGTTAAAGAAAGAGCTTTACCTCTCTTTGGTTTCTGTTAATATCTTGGAAGGGATACGATTTTATGTCTCTTTTGCCTGCTCTTTTGCCTTTGCTGAGCAGAAGAAGATGGAGGGAAATGCCAAAATATTGAAATTGATTGCACGTGATGAGAATGAACATCTTGCATTGACCCAACGGTTGATAAGAGATTTAAGAGATAATGAAGAGGAGGGCTTTCAAGATATTATTTCTGATCTTGACAAAGAGGTCGTTCAGATGTATCGCAATGCTATAGATCAGGAAGTGCAATGGGCTGTATATCTTTTTGGGGACAAGGGGGCCATTGGGTTAAATGTGGAAATCTTAACGCAGTATATGCATTATCTTGCTGATCGAAGGTTAAAAGCAATAGGGTTGCAACCGATCTATGGCGTGAAAAAGAATCCTTTAGGATGGATGAAAAATTGGCTTCGTAATGATCATGTAGAGGTTCTTCCTCAAGAGACCGAGATCTCATCTTATGTTGTTGGTGGAATAAATCTAGATTTGCACGATATTGATTATCGTTTTGATTGA
- a CDS encoding alpha-L-fucosidase, whose translation MFFKIQKSLVKLICCSLIATSFVGCDQKKSEVVTSVKTDRQSIQSWQNMKFGMFIHWGIYSVPAGVWKGKKIEKLGEQIQRHAHIPNDEYADIAKQFNPVQFDSDAMVKMAKDAGMKYVVLTAKHHDGFCMFDSKLTDFDIMDASPYKKDILKQLANSCKKYGIKLGVYYSTPDWHFNGPNPEVNPIDGKISVFSKVSKENADYQVAQLKEILSNYGDICELFFDMGEPTRAQSERFANTVHSLQPNCMINGRVMNNQGDFITMPDNHVPDVPVDTMAWETPGTFYHTWGYKSWVKGDPVPAQVKQQVRKLVQVAARGGNFLLNIGPKPDGTVLPYEQKVLAGIGLWMKNHNQGIWGVNNNPFKKLPWGECTVKGNELFFYVYDWPENNQLRIPGLVSNVVSVKSMEDMSKSLSFRKDGHDVIVDLSNIEPNAYLSGLKVSLSDALDIVDPMIMPQRDHSIVIHGEDAICYGKYGKESYRSILKDFSRSWDVNVTQVGSYRVELTYRMKFDQKKFKFIIGNDPYLFTLFGSGKWHAKLDMIDGNETAHNKTKKKKSLKGYKTKSIGVVSFKKIGRNTLQISQGEDFPFVTTIKEFKKQNPKYKTMNIDIKTIKLIPVES comes from the coding sequence ATGTTTTTTAAGATACAAAAATCATTGGTTAAGCTGATATGTTGCAGTTTGATCGCTACCTCCTTCGTTGGATGTGACCAAAAGAAGAGTGAAGTGGTAACTTCTGTAAAGACTGATAGACAGTCTATTCAGAGCTGGCAAAATATGAAATTTGGAATGTTTATCCATTGGGGCATATACTCTGTTCCTGCGGGGGTTTGGAAAGGCAAAAAGATAGAAAAGTTGGGTGAACAGATTCAGCGTCATGCTCACATTCCAAATGATGAATATGCCGATATTGCAAAGCAATTTAATCCAGTTCAGTTTGACTCGGATGCCATGGTAAAGATGGCTAAAGATGCCGGGATGAAGTATGTGGTGTTGACAGCCAAACATCATGATGGGTTCTGTATGTTTGATAGTAAACTTACCGATTTCGATATCATGGATGCATCCCCATATAAAAAGGATATTTTGAAGCAATTGGCTAACTCTTGTAAGAAATATGGAATAAAACTAGGGGTATACTATTCGACACCTGACTGGCATTTTAATGGTCCGAACCCAGAGGTAAACCCAATTGATGGTAAAATCTCAGTATTTAGTAAGGTGTCTAAAGAGAATGCGGATTATCAAGTTGCTCAATTGAAAGAGATCTTGTCGAATTATGGCGATATCTGTGAACTATTTTTTGATATGGGAGAGCCTACAAGAGCACAGAGTGAAAGGTTTGCAAATACGGTTCATTCGCTTCAGCCTAACTGTATGATTAATGGTCGTGTGATGAACAATCAAGGTGATTTTATTACCATGCCAGACAATCATGTTCCTGATGTTCCTGTGGATACCATGGCATGGGAGACTCCTGGTACTTTCTATCATACTTGGGGCTATAAGTCGTGGGTGAAAGGAGACCCTGTTCCTGCTCAGGTGAAACAGCAAGTAAGAAAATTGGTTCAAGTAGCCGCTCGTGGTGGTAACTTCTTGTTGAATATAGGACCTAAGCCTGATGGTACTGTTCTTCCTTATGAGCAAAAAGTTTTGGCTGGAATAGGATTGTGGATGAAGAATCATAATCAAGGTATTTGGGGTGTGAATAACAATCCCTTTAAGAAGTTGCCTTGGGGAGAATGTACTGTGAAAGGTAATGAACTGTTCTTCTATGTATATGATTGGCCAGAAAACAATCAACTGCGTATTCCAGGATTGGTGTCTAATGTTGTTTCTGTTAAAAGTATGGAAGATATGAGCAAGAGCCTCTCTTTTCGAAAAGATGGACATGATGTGATTGTTGATCTTTCAAATATTGAACCAAATGCATATTTAAGTGGTTTGAAAGTCTCTTTAAGTGATGCTTTGGATATTGTTGATCCAATGATTATGCCTCAAAGAGATCACTCTATTGTTATTCATGGAGAGGACGCAATCTGTTATGGTAAGTATGGAAAAGAGAGCTATCGCTCAATCCTAAAGGATTTCTCAAGAAGTTGGGATGTGAATGTGACACAGGTAGGTTCTTACCGAGTAGAGTTAACTTATCGAATGAAATTTGATCAAAAGAAGTTTAAATTTATAATTGGAAATGATCCTTATCTTTTTACACTTTTTGGAAGTGGAAAGTGGCATGCTAAGTTGGACATGATTGATGGCAATGAAACCGCACATAATAAGACAAAGAAGAAAAAGAGTCTTAAGGGATATAAAACCAAATCGATCGGTGTTGTGTCGTTTAAAAAGATTGGTCGAAATACTTTGCAGATTTCACAGGGAGAAGACTTTCCTTTTGTGACTACTATAAAGGAGTTCAAGAAGCAAAACCCTAAGTATAAAACGATGAATATTGATATTAAAACCATCAAATTGATTCCGGTAGAATCATAG
- a CDS encoding sulfatase-like hydrolase/transferase, which yields MLKCKLLLGAASLLSGSMGIAAEKIAEKTNFVVIMCDDVSFDMFGCYGNQNTKTPNIDRLANQGVVFGTAWNSAICSPARAEIMSGCYATTTGSYYNELAIPEGKGKRGQNKKIFNYHTTFSKILNDQGYQTAVAGKWHIGGAEHQDDEVVGFDTYCMWEGVETYEKITGKKWGGGVEIPAKSKSGAGVKSTRYWHPCIIQDHKEVKTTKNDFGPDIFCEFICDFIESASKEENPFLAYYPMTLPHGPYIETPLTTDCGSNNPKKDSRLSNNKRFELMINYVDILVGRVMTTLERSGALENTVIVFTADNGTAVTAKSRGVERAAHVPFIVAGKGVKQRGMTREICDATDVLPTLVGLSSIGYPEGFACDGVDMTPFLTGAKDTHKPVIQAYSASTQMLRTKDHMLEVVDPILGVPNGRFYYCGDSNDGKGYLRAENRESSQETLKMFKKLLSTEYVGLTKDHPYWKTKRGLRFMTKYTKPKVALKHLHNHRDYQVYDEKLVYDESTKWTPASSIK from the coding sequence ATGCTTAAATGTAAACTACTCCTAGGTGCTGCTTCTCTTTTAAGTGGTTCGATGGGTATTGCTGCAGAGAAGATCGCCGAGAAGACAAACTTTGTTGTGATTATGTGTGATGACGTAAGTTTTGATATGTTTGGATGTTATGGAAACCAAAATACGAAGACACCAAATATTGATAGATTGGCCAATCAAGGAGTGGTATTTGGGACAGCTTGGAACTCCGCGATCTGTAGTCCTGCAAGAGCTGAAATTATGAGTGGATGTTATGCTACTACAACAGGTTCGTATTATAATGAACTTGCAATACCAGAAGGTAAAGGAAAGAGAGGTCAGAATAAGAAGATTTTCAATTATCATACAACATTTAGTAAAATATTAAACGACCAAGGTTACCAAACTGCAGTTGCGGGAAAATGGCATATTGGAGGAGCCGAGCATCAAGATGATGAAGTGGTTGGTTTTGATACCTACTGTATGTGGGAAGGCGTGGAGACTTATGAAAAGATCACTGGTAAAAAGTGGGGTGGAGGTGTTGAAATTCCTGCAAAGTCTAAATCTGGTGCTGGAGTTAAAAGTACTCGTTATTGGCACCCATGTATTATCCAAGATCATAAAGAGGTGAAGACAACCAAGAATGATTTTGGTCCAGATATATTTTGTGAGTTTATTTGTGACTTTATCGAGAGTGCGTCAAAAGAAGAGAACCCTTTTCTTGCGTATTACCCAATGACACTACCTCATGGGCCATATATTGAGACTCCATTAACCACTGATTGTGGATCCAATAATCCTAAAAAAGATTCTAGACTTTCGAATAATAAGCGTTTTGAGTTAATGATTAATTATGTAGATATTCTAGTAGGTCGAGTCATGACGACTTTGGAACGTAGTGGGGCGTTAGAAAACACGGTGATTGTTTTTACTGCTGATAATGGAACCGCAGTTACTGCAAAATCACGCGGAGTAGAGCGTGCTGCCCATGTACCATTTATTGTTGCAGGAAAAGGGGTGAAACAGCGTGGTATGACAAGGGAAATTTGTGATGCAACAGATGTTCTTCCTACTTTAGTTGGACTTTCTAGTATAGGATATCCTGAAGGATTTGCTTGTGATGGAGTAGATATGACTCCTTTCCTAACAGGAGCCAAGGATACTCATAAACCCGTGATTCAAGCTTATTCGGCTTCTACTCAGATGTTGCGAACAAAGGATCATATGCTAGAAGTCGTAGATCCAATTTTGGGTGTTCCTAATGGACGTTTTTATTACTGTGGAGATAGTAATGATGGAAAGGGGTATCTCCGAGCAGAGAATCGTGAATCATCTCAAGAGACTTTGAAAATGTTCAAGAAGCTGTTGTCGACCGAATATGTTGGTTTAACTAAAGATCACCCATACTGGAAGACGAAAAGAGGACTTCGTTTTATGACGAAGTATACGAAACCGAAAGTTGCATTAAAACATCTTCATAACCATAGGGACTATCAGGTGTATGACGAAAAGCTTGTTTATGATGAGTCCACTAAGTGGACGCCTGCGTCGTCCATTAAGTAA